CCAAGCAAACGAGGAAGATTAGAAGCATATTACAACCCTATTCCCATAGTAGATAGATCAGAAAGTGTTGCTCTTGCTCCAAATATTGAACTCAATGAAGTAGTTGTTGATGCAGTTGAACCCGAAGAATTGCACACCCAAAGAACTGGAATAGAAGAAGACAGACCTGAAGTGATGAATGTTACTCCATTAGAACGTGATCCGGGGTTACGAATTCCAGTAATGCAACATCCTTTTAACAAGCGTGATGAAGTTCGGCGAGCATATTTATTGTTGGGACCTTATCAGCCGAGATTAAAATATCCCCGCTCTAAATTCGGAAAGCAATACCGTGGTTTTAATTTTAGTTGGTTCGCACAACATCCTTGGTTGGAGTATTCACCTTCTAAAGATGCTGCATATTGTTTTCAGTGTTTTCTTTTTGAATCAGATCCTCCAAAACACTCAGCATTCACTAGTGAAGGTTTCAAAAGATGGtgttctgttaataatggatcagCATGTGCATTTCTAAAACACTCTGGAAATGTTGATTCTGGACACTCTACTGCCCAAGGAAATTCTGAAGCTTTGAAGAATTCAGCTCAGCGAATAAGTCTTTTGGTAGAGAAACAATCAATAGAGGCTGTAACGAGACATAGGTTGCGTCTCAAGACAACAATTGACTGTTTAAGATGGCTTGCGCGTCAACAATGTGCTTTCAGAGGTCACGATGAGTCAAAAGGTTCAAGGAATCGTGGGAATTTTATTGAATTGATCAAGTATTCAGCATCACTTAATAAAGATGTGAATGCAGTCGTCTTGGAGAATGCCACTGGAAATGCCACTTATACTTCACCCAAGATTCAGAAAGAGATCTTAAATATTATATCTAACAGAGTTAGAAGCAAGATTCGCGAGGAAATTGGAAATGCCAAATATTGTATCCTTGTTGATGAGTCGCGGGATGCTTCCAAGAAAGAGCAAATGGTGATTGTTTTAAGGTATGTGGATATTGATGGTTATGTTCAAGAAAGGTTTTTTGATATTCAACATGTTGAAAATACTTGTGCTTTAACTCTGAAAAATGGAATAACAAAAATTCTTAATTATTATGATCTTCAAGTTGAAAACATGCGAGGGCAGGGGTATGATGGCGCAAGTAATATGCGTGGTCAGTGGAATGGCTTACAAGCCTTGTTTCGTGAGGAATGTAAATATGCATATTATGTTCATTGTTTTTCACATCGCCTTTAGCTAGCACTTGTGAAAACAGCTGAAACTTTGGGTCCAGTTTGGAAATTTTATTCTATGTTATCATCAATTGTCAATCTTGTTACATCTTCTTCACATCGATTTGGTGATTTTCAGTCTGCTCAAGAAGATGAGATTGCCAAAAGGTTATCTAGTGGTGAACTTGAGACAGGGAAAGGGGCAAACCAAATAGGTACTTTGCCACGTGCTACTGATACCCGTTGGAGTTCCCATTATGGTTCCGTATGCAGTTTGATAGATAAGTTCGAAGCAACCTGCACAATTATCGACCATATTGGCGCAAGTGATCCGAAAGTGACTCCTAAAGTTGGTGAAGCACAAAGTATTTCTGAAGAAATGAGGTCATTCAGGTTTGTCTTTGTCTTGCATTTGATGTTTAAAATTATGGGTATTACTGAAATATTATGCCAAGGTCTTCAAAAGAAAACACAAGACATAGTAAATGCAATGGCTCTAGTCTCAAACACAAAAGTCTTACTTAGAGAATTAAAAGAAGAGAGATGGGAAAATTTTATTACAACTGTTATTGAATTTTGTGTTGCACATGGTGTTGAAACACCTAATATGGACGCTCGCTATATGATGGGTACAGGCCGTTCTTGTCAGCAACGTGATAATATCACAGTAGATCACCATTATCGTGTTGATATATTTACTGCTACAATTGATTTTCAGTTGTCAGAGTTAGATCATAGGTTTCCAGAGGACACAATGGAACTACTCATTCTTAGCTCATGTTTGGATCCTCGGGATTCTTTTAAGTCATTCGATGTTGACAGTCTTTGTAATCTTGCTGAGAAGTTTTATCCTCTAGATTTCAGTCCGCAAGAGGTACACATTTTGAGAAATGAGTTACAACATTATGGTCATGATGTAGTTAACAATTTGCAATTTCAGAACTTATCAACTATTTCCGAGTTATGTCGGTAACTAGTAGTAACCAAGAAGGCAGAAGCTTACCCTATGATTGACAAATTGATTCGTATTGTGCTTACTCTCCCTGTTTCTACGGCATCTGCAGAAAGATTTTTCTCAATAATGAAATTGGTCAAATCAGCTACTCGTAACAAAATGCAACAAGATTTTCTTAGGGATTGCATGATGCTCTACATTGAACAAGACATTGCAGGAGCTATCCATACTGATTCAATCATAGATGAGTTTGACGATTTATACAATCGTAGGGTACAACTTAAGTGCTAGCCATGGGTTGATGATATTCACTCTTTGGTAAAATATAAATGTGGGTTGGTGATATTTTTTGGTAAAACATTTTGACATGTATATTTGAAAAAAttgatataatatatatatatgataaagAAAACCATTTTTTTGGATACATGGTCTTTTATGGTCTCGCTATATTTATACGTTGTTACTTCTTACTAACAAGTGCAGGCTAATAGTTCATACGCAATGACAAGGCTAAGCATTTTAATCAGGTAAATCGTTTGAATATCGTGTATGTtgattatgcaattattataattCATTTGCTAGTCGTGTTGTCTTGATTGAATTGTTTCACAGGAGGCAAGAAAACAACCAGAACTACGTTAAGGAGCCGTTGCGCCAGGTCAGGTGGAAGCAAGACTCAATTGCTCGAAAATAGAAGgtaattttttctcttttttttatgtgtgtgcagaatttttttttaagcCACCCCTAGTCTCAAATTCTAGTTCCGCCACTGGTCTAAAACTTAGATTCTCATATCACCCTATAAAAACCCTACCTGTATGTCTCTGTCAAAAATTCTCCAACCCCAAAACCGTTCTCTTTTTCTTCGTACCCTTTTTCACTTCTATTATAAACTACGTTTTCCTCATTTTCATGGCTAGACCTGTTTTGTATAATATTAGTCAATAAATGGAGAACGTTTCAACTAGTGAAGAACCTATTAGAAAAAAGACGATTATGCATTCTAGTACTGCTATACCTTAGTTGGTGTTAGAAATTTAAGGCACTTAAATTCCCAAAACTTTAGCATTTAAAGCATGCTAACCACTCAACTAACGTGTCTTCTATATAATCCTTCCAAGTATGataggaaaaaaaaacatcagATCTTTCTATATTAGCCTTAAAACAGTAACAAGCACATAGATAGATACATAGAATGGGAAAAAATTGTTAAAAGATCAGACATACTAATGAGCGTATATTGCCCCTGTGTGTAGGaggtagaggtgtaaaacgtgctggCCCGGCACAGCTCGGCACATGAAGTCGcgtgcttcacgtgccatgtgctgtgttgtgttgtgccaacgAGTTAAACGTGTTGCGCCGTgctgtgctttactagtcaaaagctaaGCACAGTACAGCCCACGGCACAGCACACGAATAAACGTGCTGGGCCATGATGTGCCATGTTGGCACACGTGttataaataatttaaaatcacttaatggtatacgttaagtcggacattatcacgagaatctaaatagacaacatatcatttgaaattatttcaagtaaaattaacaagtttattcaataaaaagaaatagccTATCAATATAAAATTAGATCATTGTcatgtaaattaatgttctagtcaaatataggtaacgacattgagatatattttccaaatatttaggtattatatgtgttgttataaaaataaacTAGCATAAGATGTcaaaatgaaatatatttttccaaatatttaggtattatatgtgttgttataaaaataagttagcataaaatgtcaaaaactagctagaatagtgactcttttgtgaaatttacataaaatgtgatgtattatgcctTATTATATGGTGTACTTGTTCATggtatgacgtgctttcttaacgtgctgGGCTGGGCTGGGCCACGTGCTTATCTACGCCGCGTGCTGTGCTACTGTGCCGATTAGGCTAACCCAGCACACCCCATGAAACTAACATGATGGGCTAAATCACGTGTTGGACCGTGCTGGGCTCAGATTTTAGCGTGTTGGGCTGGGCTGTGCTCGTGCTagcacaacccaatttacacctctagcaGGAGGTACTTTGTTATACACCCTTGAAGGAAATTTGAGAGAATATCCAAGAGTATGCTCAGAAACAATAAGAACACAACAAAAAAGAAGAGAAGCTAAAAAGAAAGACTTCATAAATCACCTCCAGCGACCAAATTTGTACCTCCACCTCACTCGAAACCAAGTCGAGAAAGCTATTGTTCTAGTTCCTACTCTGATAAGGATTGCCAAGGTTCTTAAAGGTGAAAAGGTGAAAAGGGGTATATGATGTTTGTTGATGAGGTATAGGATTAAGTACGTCAAAAGAAACAAACATAAGAAAACGTGGATGGATGGTATCCCTATTATgcaggaaaaaagaaaaactcatATTTTGTGTTGTtttaccttttgttgaaaaatattttggtgttgtttaatttttttgttgGTAAGAAGTGTGGAAAGGAAATCCAAAGAAAAGTTTTAGATGCTTGTACTGACGGGGGATTTAAGacgaaggctaaaatcgtaaaatcataatattGTAGATTTCTGACCTAGCTTCAGACGAGTATGTGAAATTGATATTTTAGAATTTAGAAGTGAAAGCTCGTGTCACGATtatctctgactgagtgtataGCCTCTCACGGCATGCGAGTATGTGAAATGACCCGAGGTCACATATGTCGCTCGGTCTGAACGAGGAAAAAAAATAGTCACGTCCGCTCACATGTGTGCAGTTTAAGTCGGTGCTAAGTTGTTCAACTAACGGCTTACCAACTCGAACATTCAGGGCACATTGATCAAGACCCATCTGTCGTGCTTCCTTGTCGATATTATATTCTTCCACAAGAAAGTTTCCTCGCATTACAAACACTAAATGGTcgggagtacaactcaacatgaaagatctttctgttagagcatagctcggtcgatctcgcatgcgttgctatctcaagcatgtttgtcaatgttagtgatcaaaactatgagtcttgatttctatcctacatagctaagtctcggactaggatagaaaagtgtagttgagctcaaggacttcatggcgattcatcatacaacgacgaatatctactcaaggaacctggaacttcatcaacaaaaaggtatgtggaaacttgaacttatctatcactcaaaagtatatctcttctatctcctacttcttatgagacaaaagtcgtatactatatagaccggatcatacacatttgatatttcgagccgagtatatctcgcctatttatatctcgaaatcatgtgttggtaaagcgtttcgctttgatcaagtttatcttcacctagtgacgaaagtcatgaaaagtttcaattactttgagaattgctctgacgtgaaacggtctgtgaataacgactatataacgtcatctgaggatgtctcaatgattggaatgagagtttagattacataaccatgtattccttaatccgaagttttcgaactttgttgattgagagaaaccggaggaattggctttgcccagtctgcgaactgttggaagttctcttaccgagaatttctgctgggttttccaaaaactcgtttgcgcgtttagtccgcgaactcagtccgcgaagtctccttgccgagattttctgctgagtttggaaaactttgccggttgtcttaagtccgcgaacttgtttgtgatcttaagtggttatgatctaaagatgtgctctgaacatgaaacttaaattactaaggaattctttatgcaaaccgtggctataaagttcatgagcggattcaatcgaatcgaatcatctttgttccaattgtgtcttatgtagttacataagatctcatagcaattgaacaactctttaactagttcatttgagtcaattgaactagttatggtgaagaagaactaggttaatatgaaatgctcatatggctaaccttttgggttactatgttgaaccaacatacacgtacacgtttgggcacggttttcacaaacctagtaaacgtctacccaagtgtgtgtgacaagataagttttcgatatagcggttgagaaatattagcttgaatctaaatcaggttttcatctaacggtgaatatggattgctttgtaactaagggcaaaaccctgatttgatggctatataaaggagacatctagcattgtgcaaaactaatccccacacgtctgtgtgatactagtgcgctcgctagagtcgattcacccttaacctttggttttcttttctaaaaccaggttaacgacttaaagacttcattgggattgtgaagccacaccgatactacttttatcgtagttgtgtgatctgatcttgcatcttctatcgtacgagtacaatctattgattggcttgagatcgtgagagttcttcgttaggcaagataaagaagtcacaaacatcttcgtctcactgtttgtgattcctcgacaaaccgcctgtgtagtcaggaaggattgtagataggtgattgattaatctaggttgttcttcgggaatgtaagaccggattatcaattggttcctgttcaccttgattttcatatcttaagacggaacaaaacctagggtttttctgtgggagacatatttatcctttgatagacttttctgtgtgagacagatttgtttattatcaagtctgcgattttgggttgcagcaactcttggttgtgggtgagatcagctaagggaatcaagtgcgcagtatcctgctgggatcagaggcataggagtacaactgtaccttggatcggtgggagactgattggggttcaactatagtctagtccgaagttatcttggagtaggctagtgtctgtagcggcttaatacagtgtgtcttcaatctggactaggtcccggggtttttctgcatttgcggtttcctcgttaacaaaacttctggtgtctgtgttatttcttttccgcattatattttatataattgaaataatgcaggttgtgtgttcgtgatcatcaattggaaatccgacctttggttgttgattgaaattgattgatccttggacattggtctttggtaccgtccaagtattccttgtgtttgattaggactcgctgatttctattagcttgagtaatatcaaaaacaagagagatatattaactccttgagatacttttatctagattgagtctgactgtctagttgattctctagcaaagtatttcggagttagtccatacagattgctaagcgaaatattgggtggttttgttagaccccccgctttttgaattggtattagagcaggcaaacacggtaaacctaataagtttgtttttgttcATTCCATATAAATTGTCCTAtgagaaatttctttggaaaacttgttcctggcatctgtaacgcacgccagaattccttcaagatttttcagagattgttatggttaaaacctctgggttctcatgataatcttacttcatctaaaaggggagatttagatgttaagaagcaagcaggaggaaaaaataaaaagaaggaaaaaacgggaaaacgttcaatacgctcaaggatatggaacctcactagattaactcttgatctctatgaggaatactatcgtgatggatcaattgataaagatctgtttaaagcgttcgaagatgttttaaaattcttagaaaaacttaagtctgttaagtctaagaatctttcCGGAAAGGGTTGGTCGGATTAAAAGtgttaatactgaacaacccagaaatcagaagtatccttcttctagcccgaaccaacgaaggatagaaagctccagctgccctgactatcatcattattttgattatactacagggactgtcaCACTTATCAACTAGACGTGTCGCATGAGaactcctctgcgcattatgcctcttggtaacaagactggcttttccccatttgtacatatcttgaagtggggcaagaaatggctTGAGTTGTGTACAACTGTGCTGTTGTTTGGTTAACTTTCTATTGCTTCTGTTATCTTCCACATTTATGTTGGTTGTATACCTCTAATGTGGAAAGGGCTAAGAAAATCCCTTATGTCTTGTGGGTCACGGTTCTTGTACAGCCtaagcccatgaatgagggatatatatatattggtGGTCCGCGAACCTTCTCCTTTCTCATTTTCCGTCCGCGCACGTGAACTAAggtttgtgcttctccaccattaaagcttctttgaagaaatcaaaaggaagggtgtttgaggttctcttcaagtaagtaatttcctcttgtgtatctctttatgatgatttctagatacatgaaaaggagttctaaaagctcaaaatcctctagcttgaatcctctttgtgatcaaaattctcttagaattaggtttgtgaatgattcttgtgatagaacttttgataggattgcttccaaaggttttattctagaaaagaaattggaaacctttagtggacatgaagaggatttagcttgcttctaaaagttcaatcttgggaatatctttaatggccttggtgaagattttgattctctaacaaggattttttatgccaacattcatgatgttgattttaagaagatggaattcaaatccatgataaatatagaaaggtttcttgttaatagagagttaatttcaagggtcaccgaaataccgttgggcaacgtacggttacctagaccaagtgatgaatgtccatcatatgatgatatctctattgtactttgtggaaagaaggttgtttggagtcaaggaaagtttcctactaatgatcttagtattgctttaatgacgtttggaaaactcggtatctctaacctttgtccctccacaattgagaattcttggtggagttatgagtttgcggaattggtcttcttccttgcatccggTAATACAAATCTTGATAGTTGTGGTTTTATTATCTTTTAAATGATGACGgtgacttctcacatcaagatgttaggctatccttgttttATTATccaaatttgtcgtgatcgtggacttgattttattggaaattctcttggggttcccaaacttgttcgtccatgtacctttcggcgtataaggaaaaatgttcgcaagcgacaaagaggtactcctcttgatgttgaagaccctaccatcttgaggcttattcaaaaagtttacaagggtgtgtgcaaggtaaatgcaagagtaaagtgcttaaaagatcaagtgtcgttaattggaaccaagtgtcccgagctcaaggaagagttggattcaattcaagctacttgcAAATTGTCCGATGATAaaggtgatgagtaatgcatcttcttattgcctagtatgtcttctttttggattagttggaagaataactagttctttcaatagtgatgattgtgactacacatagctatttttgttttcatcttcttatgttattttttaggtttattggttttcaaattctaaaaatatttggaggatgatgttattgcagtattgatctttatgattttatgatattgcaatttgattatgggatatgtattgtttgcgtccgtgaacttgaaggtcacatatgctgtcaaaagtaaagtcgttcatgaattggtattcgtattgatgaaaggacgaatggaattttgacaattacaaaagttatgcctatgcagtcatgtatttgatggaaaatatgatgaaatcttttgtttgacaaggataaagtctgttatgtcgttatgcaaatagtgatggaaaatagaatagatccttgtatgttatccacggtattgatcttcattgatccatttttttatgttttaccgtgaaggctccattgtgtgtcttctGTTGAGCACGATTTATTATgagtttcaaaagttgttgtagtagtagagttaaaaagattcgtttcagacttgtggaggaaatggaattttagatttaataaaattatatatacaaaaatattaacaatgggcgagaggtactgggactaaggatttggacgaattcactacacaggtttcattcatatattctttgacaatttaaaactcaataaaattaacatggactctgattttgccaagatagattctcaaaacatcgattgtaagtcctaagcatgatgtatcaaaacacttaagctaagcatacatcatcaaattaaataacaaccaattaattcaaatcatatttcaattttaaattaatgtaaaagttataaaaaagaataaagtaaatttacccgtgtatgaaattcaccctcctccgtcgtcccagtgttgggtttagctcatcatgataaaaacacgctcaaaatatttatttattgctcaaatggtgtttacaacgaagagaaaaagagaaaatggtgtaaacagctaatgtgcaaCCCACAACTATGACCCACGCtgacctgtcgttgtcactgttgaagaacgacgattCCTGGACGTTCATTCTTCatattcttcgcgttcttcagtagcagcagcaggaaccaactttctgcaactcgtgatttctgcttcctgagctctcctctcaaccccaaactctcgacacccttctctgACTCTCGAcaatcctttttatacccaacagcctcataaaatcttgctcaatcactccaaatattctcccattactcggcagtaaacgatatatttttctttcctttttttatctcgatcacgtatctgcagctgtcaattacgtgaaaactatccatgtttatctttgtcacgctctaacaagtcgttcaagtcattacacgtcatcagaacacgtacaaattcttccagaacccgtggatatcttctccctgtacgtgttttccctgtttgcaactcgtggattgcctagccgattctagataattctgatcgaaccaaaagcccacaacgtgtttgctaggacatatcacaacttcctaccaaaaatcagccattgaatctccctataacacgttcaaaacttcgatcaaaaatctgccagtgaagaaggaaattttcccgccaaaaataaaatttgaattttagaagaaggacaccccttatccagtggtcgccccttatccgttgctggagtccgaataatacATGTCCTttgggtgccttaagtaatttttctggggtgtttccagcattttttctgggttcctccggcgcatttctggggtgtttttagtctctatactggggtgtaaaacaccacttttcgagccaatttcgccgcaagagcttatttttccaaaaacatctacaaaaacataaattaacacaataagtatttaatcgagtctaacaatacagaacattgagaacaaaatagacacataaatgcgtctatcaaatacccccaaacttattatttgctagtcctcgagcaaaactaaaaaaataaaaccgagttaatctcgggagggtttaccagaggtgtacccacaaaaaccatgacttctgattggtaacaagtatctaaagagctatgaggacatacatattctcaacctatctctaagtaactagaatgccaaagaaattaaaggtgtcagctctaaagctgactgaagaaaaggggagacacatccacaccactgctagataaagagatatccgctacacagctagataaacattgtaagatgcgtccgctgctttatagctggataatattaggagagagataaaaatgagagggacatctgctacacagctggactaattacgtgtgatgagttaaaccagtgctagaaagatcttgtgccagattgaaagcagactaacaaagcaaccaaaatgcatctttcttcgactctctcacagtgctcagtagaaacaacgccttcttcggtcttcaactgttgatgataaactctcgaacctcatagaaccttgacaattaactcttctcttcgatttcttgcttgacttctaaatttcttcttccctatggccttattgaacaaaaagaacgtaatgatgtttcatttttatttttatttttttttttcatttttcatttttttttgtttgaaaacaaaaaattacaagacaaaaatttacatggccatgagagaaggactttcaaaacttggatcttcgcaacttgtgatgtcttggtatcatggattctaacaacttatatcattttctcttataacttcaactttgatttttgaattattctcttctattgttgcttctaaacctaaaacgtcttcaactttcttcatagattttgatgtcgctccgcttgttgatgatgataagtttctactgagagaaagtcgcaatccagtaactaagactacattgtgaggttgctttgtctttctggcatttccctgacctacttgcctttccatcatgtatggttaggtccatcacggttaccctctaaaaggaacaagttctctcctgaatttcaaggatctcaatgtctttttctctaatgtctcaataagttttTATCCCtatcattccaatttctatcttttcggtgagaaacagtatgtaaacttagctaaccggataccatgtgacgctagaagtttcaaaagtgcaactaaaatgtttctcccatacccccaaacttaaatctagcattgtcctcaatgttctaaagataaaattaaaagcatatgaacaaggagaaactgttaccatttgaagcaaaagagttaaggaaagatattaccgtgttgcatgagattgggttacttcccaagaagtgctaagtttaaagtctttagcaagacttaggaaaggattagtcaactcgaaccgtataacagtagccggaataaccgcgggtcttcaaaaccaaatagagctgaccaaaggaaactgcagtaaaccaagaaaatgaacaagactagcatgcccttacctagtttcctgattaagacaactacatctaattgtggttcaggttcaggttctataaaagggtctaaatatatttctttaggctgcaactcctcaaaagtgagatccgaattattaggtcctagagtctgtaaaaactcaaataaaaatttagaagcacataataataacctaaataattgaggatcctctaagtcaatcaggtttgacttacaaaattgaccacagtgagggtagtagtcattcttaagaaaatg
This is a stretch of genomic DNA from Papaver somniferum cultivar HN1 chromosome 1, ASM357369v1, whole genome shotgun sequence. It encodes these proteins:
- the LOC113328538 gene encoding uncharacterized protein LOC113328538, with translation MGITEILCQGLQKKTQDIVNAMALVSNTKVLLRELKEERWENFITTVIEFCVAHGVETPNMDARYMMGTGRSCQQRDNITVDHHYRVDIFTATIDFQLSELDHRFPEDTMELLILSSCLDPRDSFKSFDVDSLCNLAEKFYPLDFSPQEVHILRNELQHYGHDVVNNLQFQNLSTISELCR
- the LOC113290045 gene encoding zinc finger MYM-type protein 1-like, whose translation is MNVTPLERDPGLRIPVMQHPFNKRDEVRRAYLLLGPYQPRLKYPRSKFGKQYRGFNFSWFAQHPWLEYSPSKDAAYCFQCFLFESDPPKHSAFTSEGFKRWCSVNNGSACAFLKHSGNVDSGHSTAQGNSEALKNSAQRISLLVEKQSIEAVTRHRLRLKTTIDCLRWLARQQCAFRGHDESKGSRNRGNFIELIKYSASLNKDVNAVVLENATGNATYTSPKIQKEILNIISNRVRSKIREEIGNAKYCILVDESRDASKKEQMVIVLSLLKKMRLPKGYLVVNLRQGKGQTK